The following coding sequences lie in one Prochlorococcus marinus XMU1412 genomic window:
- the rplE gene encoding 50S ribosomal protein L5: protein MTLKNRYKESIRPKLLKDLGLKNIHQVPKVVKVNVNRGLGEAASNSKALEASLNEMATITGQKALVTRAKKAIAGFKIREGMPIGCTVTLRGDRMYSFLERFINLALPRIRDFRGVNPKSFDGRGNYTVGVKEQLIFPEISFDKIDSIRGMDITIVTSAKSDQEGKALLQELGMPFSKN, encoded by the coding sequence ATGACTCTAAAAAATCGCTACAAAGAATCAATAAGACCAAAACTTCTAAAAGACCTTGGTCTTAAGAATATTCATCAAGTACCTAAAGTTGTCAAAGTCAACGTTAACAGAGGTCTTGGTGAGGCAGCTTCAAATTCGAAAGCTCTTGAAGCCTCTTTAAATGAAATGGCAACAATTACAGGACAAAAGGCTTTAGTAACTAGGGCCAAAAAAGCTATCGCGGGTTTTAAAATTCGTGAGGGCATGCCTATTGGTTGTACTGTAACTTTGAGAGGAGACAGGATGTATTCTTTTTTGGAGAGATTTATAAATCTAGCTTTACCAAGAATAAGAGACTTTAGAGGAGTTAATCCAAAAAGTTTTGATGGGAGAGGTAATTACACCGTTGGCGTGAAAGAGCAATTGATTTTTCCTGAAATCTCTTTTGATAAAATAGATTCAATAAGAGGTATGGATATAACTATTGTCACTAGTGCAAAATCAGATCAAGAAGGTAAAGCTCTTTTGCAGGAGTTAGGAATGCCTTTTAGTAAGAATTAA
- the rplO gene encoding 50S ribosomal protein L15 produces the protein MTSTLNSLKSNSGSRKKKLRKGRGIAAGQGASCGFGMRGQKSRSGRPTRPGFEGGQMPLYRRVPKLKHFEIINQKNFSIINLEKLNDFKDNDTVNLDSLVKKGLIFKPKFPLKILGNGKLNVKLKVQAHAFTKIAKQKIEDAGGSCELINNK, from the coding sequence ATGACTTCAACATTAAATTCACTTAAATCAAATTCTGGCTCGAGAAAGAAGAAATTAAGAAAGGGTAGAGGTATCGCAGCCGGTCAGGGTGCTTCATGTGGTTTTGGAATGAGAGGGCAAAAGTCACGTTCCGGAAGACCCACACGTCCAGGTTTCGAAGGTGGTCAAATGCCCCTATATAGAAGAGTTCCAAAATTAAAGCACTTTGAAATAATTAATCAAAAGAACTTTTCTATAATTAATTTAGAAAAACTAAATGATTTCAAAGATAACGATACTGTGAACCTAGACTCATTAGTTAAGAAAGGATTGATATTCAAGCCCAAATTTCCTCTAAAAATCCTTGGCAACGGAAAACTTAATGTAAAGTTAAAAGTCCAAGCTCATGCATTTACAAAAATTGCAAAACAAAAAATTGAGGACGCAGGCGGATCCTGCGAGCTTATAAATAATAAATAA
- the rpmC gene encoding 50S ribosomal protein L29 yields MKNSESLKEFKKLNSEQITEKIDQLRKDLFDLRFKQATRQLNETHKFKIIKTQIAQLLTLSKSESASKTTSD; encoded by the coding sequence ATGAAAAACTCAGAGTCACTTAAGGAATTTAAAAAATTAAATTCTGAACAAATTACAGAAAAGATTGACCAATTACGAAAAGATCTTTTTGACTTGAGATTCAAGCAAGCTACAAGACAGCTCAATGAAACTCATAAATTTAAAATTATCAAGACACAAATTGCGCAATTACTCACTCTCAGTAAGAGTGAATCTGCTTCTAAAACAACTTCTGATTAA
- the rplC gene encoding 50S ribosomal protein L3, with translation MSIGILGKKLGMSQLFDDKGNSVPVTLIEAGPCRVTQLKTAALDGYTAVQIGYGLSKEKHLNKPEKGHLLKSGEELLKHLKEYRVEETSSYEIGKQITVKNFEVGQKVDISGKSMGRGFSGYQKRHGFSRGPMSHGSKNHRAPGSTGAGTTPGRIYPGKRMAGRYGGKQITTKGLLVLKIDDQKNLLVVKGSVPGKPGSIVNIKPNNVVGKKGGEKS, from the coding sequence ATGTCTATCGGAATTTTAGGAAAGAAATTGGGCATGTCCCAACTTTTCGATGATAAAGGTAATTCGGTACCAGTTACTCTTATAGAAGCTGGTCCGTGCCGCGTCACTCAATTGAAAACAGCTGCTTTGGATGGTTATACCGCCGTTCAGATAGGTTATGGCTTGTCCAAAGAGAAGCATTTAAACAAACCTGAAAAGGGACACTTATTAAAATCAGGTGAAGAACTTTTAAAGCATTTGAAAGAATATAGGGTTGAAGAAACTTCATCTTATGAAATCGGTAAACAAATAACTGTAAAAAACTTTGAGGTTGGTCAAAAAGTTGATATCAGTGGCAAATCTATGGGTAGAGGTTTTTCAGGTTACCAGAAAAGACATGGTTTTAGCAGAGGTCCTATGAGTCATGGTTCAAAAAATCATAGAGCACCAGGATCTACAGGAGCAGGAACAACTCCGGGTAGAATTTATCCAGGGAAAAGAATGGCAGGAAGATATGGAGGAAAACAGATAACTACCAAAGGATTGTTAGTTCTAAAAATTGATGATCAGAAGAATTTGCTTGTAGTAAAGGGTTCTGTTCCAGGTAAGCCCGGCTCAATTGTCAACATTAAGCCAAATAATGTTGTAGGCAAAAAAGGAGGTGAAAAATCATGA
- the rpsC gene encoding 30S ribosomal protein S3: MGHKIHPSGLRLGITQEHRSKWFATSKTYPILLQEDFKIRTFIQKKYGAAGISDVLIARKADQLELELKTARPGVIVGRQGSGIEELRSGIQKTIGDRTRQVRINVVEVERVDADAFLLAEYIAQQLEKRVAFRRTIRMALQRAQRAGVLGLKIQVGGRLNGAEIARTEWTREGRVPLHTLRAEIDYATREANTTYGVLGIKVWVFKGEVLPKEEQTIPVGASPKRKASRRPQQFEDRSNENS; this comes from the coding sequence ATGGGACATAAAATACATCCTTCTGGACTAAGATTAGGAATTACACAAGAGCATCGCTCTAAGTGGTTTGCTACTTCTAAAACATATCCAATTCTTCTCCAAGAAGATTTTAAAATTCGTACCTTCATACAAAAAAAATATGGAGCAGCAGGAATTAGCGATGTCTTAATAGCAAGAAAAGCTGACCAACTGGAACTTGAATTAAAAACAGCAAGACCAGGAGTTATAGTTGGAAGACAAGGAAGTGGTATCGAAGAATTAAGATCTGGCATTCAAAAAACTATAGGTGATAGAACAAGGCAAGTCAGAATAAACGTTGTTGAAGTTGAACGCGTAGACGCTGATGCTTTTTTACTTGCTGAATATATTGCTCAACAACTAGAAAAAAGAGTCGCCTTTAGAAGAACTATTAGGATGGCCTTACAAAGGGCTCAAAGGGCTGGAGTTCTAGGTCTTAAAATTCAAGTAGGGGGAAGGTTGAATGGTGCTGAAATAGCAAGAACTGAATGGACTAGAGAAGGTAGAGTTCCATTACATACATTGAGAGCTGAAATTGACTATGCAACACGAGAAGCTAATACAACTTACGGTGTTCTAGGCATTAAAGTTTGGGTTTTCAAAGGTGAAGTTCTCCCTAAAGAAGAACAAACTATCCCTGTTGGTGCGAGCCCTAAGAGGAAAGCTAGTAGAAGACCTCAGCAATTTGAGGATCGTTCAAATGAGAATTCATAG
- the rplR gene encoding 50S ribosomal protein L18, which yields MTKLSRKLQTQKRHRRLRRFLIGDATRPRLSVFRSNNHIYAQVIDDSAQTTICSASTVDKELREKSEKLPSDCSSSSIVGKLLAKRAIKKGIKQVIFDRGGNLYHGRVKALADAAREAGLEF from the coding sequence ATGACCAAACTTTCCAGGAAATTACAAACCCAAAAAAGACATAGAAGATTAAGGAGATTCTTAATTGGAGACGCAACTCGTCCAAGATTGTCTGTTTTTCGCTCTAATAACCATATTTATGCTCAGGTTATAGATGATAGCGCTCAAACAACTATTTGCTCAGCTTCAACTGTTGATAAAGAACTAAGAGAAAAATCTGAGAAATTACCTTCTGATTGTAGTTCTTCTTCTATTGTTGGAAAATTATTAGCAAAGAGAGCGATAAAAAAAGGTATTAAGCAAGTAATTTTTGATCGTGGAGGTAATTTATATCACGGTAGAGTAAAGGCACTTGCAGATGCTGCTCGTGAAGCCGGCCTAGAATTCTAA
- the rplB gene encoding 50S ribosomal protein L2: MAIRKFKPYTPGTRQRVVTDFSEITSAKPERSLIVSKHRVKGRNNRGVITCRHRGGGHKRQYRLVDFRRDKRNINAKIAAIHYDPHRNARLALLFYEDGEKRYIIAPAGVKVGQNVISGESVPIEDGNAMPLSVMPLGSSVHCVELYAGRGAQMVRSAGASAQVMAKEGDYVALKLPSTEVRLVRKECYATLGEVGNSEIRNTSLGKAGRRRWLGRRPQVRGSVMNPCDHPHGGGEGKAPIGRAGPVTPWGKPALGLKTRKKNKPSNKLVVRRRRRVSKRSRGGRDS, translated from the coding sequence ATGGCAATACGTAAATTTAAACCTTACACACCTGGCACTAGGCAGAGAGTAGTTACTGACTTTAGTGAAATCACAAGTGCAAAACCTGAAAGATCACTAATAGTTTCAAAACATAGAGTTAAAGGCAGGAATAATCGTGGAGTTATCACTTGTCGTCATCGTGGAGGTGGTCACAAAAGGCAATATAGATTGGTTGACTTTAGAAGAGATAAAAGAAATATCAACGCTAAAATTGCAGCTATACATTACGATCCTCATAGAAATGCAAGGTTGGCACTTTTATTTTACGAAGATGGAGAGAAAAGATATATTATCGCTCCAGCAGGAGTAAAAGTCGGACAAAATGTAATTTCTGGAGAAAGTGTTCCAATTGAAGATGGAAATGCCATGCCTCTTTCTGTTATGCCATTAGGATCTAGTGTTCATTGTGTTGAGTTATACGCAGGTAGGGGTGCTCAAATGGTTAGATCCGCAGGAGCTAGTGCTCAAGTTATGGCAAAAGAGGGAGATTATGTTGCTTTAAAGCTCCCATCTACTGAGGTAAGACTTGTAAGAAAAGAATGCTATGCAACTCTTGGTGAAGTAGGTAATTCTGAAATAAGAAATACTAGCTTAGGTAAAGCAGGAAGAAGAAGATGGCTTGGAAGAAGGCCTCAAGTAAGAGGTAGTGTAATGAACCCATGTGATCATCCACATGGAGGAGGAGAGGGAAAAGCACCAATTGGTAGAGCAGGCCCAGTTACTCCATGGGGTAAGCCAGCTCTTGGACTAAAGACACGTAAAAAGAACAAACCAAGTAATAAATTAGTTGTTCGAAGACGCCGTCGCGTTTCTAAGAGGAGTAGAGGAGGAAGAGACTCTTGA
- the rplF gene encoding 50S ribosomal protein L6 produces the protein MSRIGKTPVLIPEKVTVDFDGLTVTVKGPKGELKRLMPEGVSFDKKDNTVVVSPTTTKIHSRQRHGLCRALIANMVEGVTQGFSKKLEIVGVGSRAQVKGKNLVVSAGYSHPVEMIPPDGITYKVESNTNVTVSGIDKEIVGNEAAKIRSIRPPEPYKGKGIKYHDERILRKAGKSGKK, from the coding sequence ATGTCAAGAATCGGAAAAACACCAGTACTTATTCCAGAGAAAGTTACAGTTGATTTTGATGGATTAACAGTTACAGTTAAGGGCCCAAAGGGTGAGTTAAAACGTCTTATGCCTGAGGGGGTTAGCTTTGATAAGAAAGATAATACTGTTGTCGTAAGTCCTACCACAACCAAAATACATTCAAGGCAGAGACATGGTTTATGTAGAGCTTTAATTGCAAATATGGTTGAGGGAGTTACTCAAGGTTTTTCAAAGAAACTAGAAATTGTAGGCGTTGGATCAAGAGCACAAGTAAAAGGTAAAAATCTAGTTGTAAGTGCAGGATATAGTCATCCTGTAGAAATGATCCCCCCTGATGGTATAACATACAAAGTTGAGAGTAATACAAACGTTACCGTATCTGGAATTGATAAGGAAATTGTTGGCAATGAAGCAGCAAAAATCAGATCAATTAGACCTCCAGAGCCATATAAAGGTAAAGGAATTAAATATCATGATGAGAGAATTCTCAGAAAAGCTGGTAAATCTGGCAAAAAATAA
- the secY gene encoding preprotein translocase subunit SecY: MFVNKSRNPSASEILSQLFLNKELRSRVLTTLGLLLLVRLGIYIPMPGIDRVAFKSFIDQGGQLIGFLDIFTGGGISTLGIFALGILPFINASIIIQLLTASLPVLEDLQKNEGEAGRRKIAQITRYVSLGWGFLQSIIFSLILRQYAIQGISETTFVLQTSIALVTGSMLVMWFSEIITEKGIGQGASLVIFLNIVSTLPKALSSTIEKAQTGDRGDVLGIAVLLGVFLLTIVGIIFVQEGARRIPIVSAKRQIGSSTLLPTRQSYLPLKLNAGGVMPIIFASALIFLPITIANVTGNPVLIKLASSLNPGSSNPWPYALTFFSLILGFSYFYASLTINPVDVASNLKKGGVAIPGVRPGTNTANYLSGIQNRLTLLGGLFLGSVAIIPAAVERATNVQTFQGLGATSLLILVGVAIDTAKQIQTYVISQRYEGLINN, from the coding sequence ATGTTTGTCAACAAAAGTAGAAATCCTAGCGCTTCTGAAATACTTTCCCAATTATTTTTAAATAAAGAGCTAAGGAGTAGAGTTTTAACAACTTTAGGTCTTCTCCTTTTAGTAAGACTTGGTATTTATATCCCGATGCCTGGTATTGATAGGGTTGCTTTTAAAAGTTTTATAGATCAAGGGGGTCAACTTATAGGATTTTTAGACATTTTTACTGGAGGAGGAATTTCAACCTTAGGGATATTTGCATTAGGCATACTTCCTTTTATTAACGCATCAATTATTATTCAGCTTCTCACAGCTTCATTGCCGGTGCTTGAAGATTTACAAAAAAATGAAGGAGAAGCGGGAAGAAGAAAAATTGCTCAAATAACTAGATATGTTTCATTAGGATGGGGGTTTTTGCAAAGCATAATTTTTTCCTTAATTCTCAGACAATATGCTATTCAAGGGATAAGTGAAACTACATTTGTCTTGCAAACCTCTATTGCCTTAGTGACTGGCTCAATGTTAGTAATGTGGTTTAGTGAAATTATTACAGAGAAAGGGATAGGTCAAGGAGCTTCACTGGTAATTTTTTTGAATATTGTTTCGACTTTGCCTAAGGCTCTAAGTTCAACCATTGAAAAAGCTCAAACTGGCGATAGAGGAGATGTTTTGGGTATAGCAGTTTTACTTGGAGTATTTTTACTGACAATTGTTGGGATTATTTTTGTCCAAGAGGGAGCAAGACGCATTCCTATTGTTAGTGCAAAAAGGCAGATAGGAAGTTCAACACTACTTCCTACGAGGCAAAGTTATTTACCTTTGAAATTAAATGCAGGTGGAGTCATGCCTATAATATTTGCATCTGCTTTAATCTTTTTACCTATAACTATTGCAAATGTTACGGGTAATCCAGTCTTAATTAAGTTAGCTAGTAGTTTAAATCCCGGATCTTCTAATCCATGGCCATATGCTCTTACTTTCTTCTCCTTGATTTTGGGGTTCTCCTATTTTTATGCATCTCTTACTATTAATCCAGTTGATGTAGCTTCAAATTTAAAGAAAGGAGGAGTAGCGATACCAGGAGTTAGACCAGGAACTAATACAGCAAACTATCTATCAGGTATACAAAATAGGTTAACTTTATTGGGAGGATTATTTCTGGGTTCAGTAGCTATAATCCCAGCTGCAGTTGAAAGAGCTACAAATGTTCAGACCTTTCAAGGTTTAGGAGCGACTTCATTACTTATTCTAGTGGGTGTTGCTATAGATACTGCTAAGCAAATTCAAACTTATGTTATTTCACAAAGGTATGAGGGACTAATTAACAATTAA
- the rplN gene encoding 50S ribosomal protein L14 encodes MIQQETYLTVADNSGAKRLQCIRVLGSNRRYAHVGDVIVATVKDALPNMGVKKSEVVKAVIVRTKATLRRNTGNSIRFDDNAAVLINEDKNPKGTRVFGPVARELRDKNYTKIVSLAPEVI; translated from the coding sequence ATGATTCAACAAGAAACTTATTTAACAGTTGCCGATAATAGCGGAGCAAAAAGACTCCAATGTATTCGGGTTTTAGGTTCTAATAGAAGGTATGCGCATGTCGGGGATGTAATCGTAGCAACTGTAAAAGATGCTCTTCCAAATATGGGAGTTAAGAAATCTGAAGTTGTTAAAGCTGTTATCGTCAGAACTAAAGCAACATTAAGAAGAAATACTGGTAATTCAATCAGATTTGATGACAACGCGGCAGTATTGATTAATGAAGATAAGAATCCAAAAGGTACGAGGGTCTTTGGTCCTGTAGCTAGAGAACTGCGGGATAAAAATTATACAAAGATTGTTTCTCTTGCTCCGGAGGTGATTTAA
- the rplP gene encoding 50S ribosomal protein L16 has translation MLSPKRTKFRKQHRGRMRGVASKGNTIAFGQFALQAQDCGWVTARQIEASRRAMTRYIKRGGQIWIRIFPDKPVTMRPAETRMGSGKGNPEFWVAVVKPGRILFEMGGEDITEEIAKEAMRLAQYKLPVKTKFISIDKNLDNSSQENTKKSQEEVKQ, from the coding sequence ATGCTTAGTCCAAAACGTACTAAATTCCGTAAACAACATAGAGGCAGAATGAGGGGTGTAGCCTCAAAAGGTAATACTATTGCATTCGGTCAATTTGCTCTCCAAGCTCAAGACTGTGGCTGGGTAACTGCACGTCAGATTGAAGCAAGCAGAAGAGCTATGACCAGATATATCAAACGTGGTGGTCAAATCTGGATAAGAATATTTCCTGATAAACCCGTAACCATGAGACCTGCCGAAACCAGAATGGGTTCTGGTAAAGGTAATCCAGAGTTTTGGGTCGCAGTAGTAAAACCTGGAAGAATACTTTTTGAAATGGGTGGTGAGGATATCACTGAGGAAATTGCAAAGGAAGCTATGCGTTTGGCTCAATACAAACTTCCTGTAAAAACTAAATTTATTTCCATTGATAAAAATCTAGACAATTCCTCCCAAGAAAATACCAAAAAATCTCAAGAGGAGGTTAAACAATGA
- a CDS encoding 50S ribosomal protein L23 produces MSKLFDSRLADVIRKPVITEKATNALDLNQYTFEVDHRAAKPQIKAAIEALFSVKVIGVNTMNPPRRTRRVGKFSGKRSQVKKAIVRLAEGDKIQLFPES; encoded by the coding sequence ATGAGTAAATTATTCGATTCTCGTTTAGCCGATGTAATACGAAAGCCTGTCATTACTGAAAAAGCTACAAATGCACTAGATCTTAACCAATATACTTTCGAAGTAGATCATAGAGCTGCTAAACCACAAATAAAGGCAGCTATTGAAGCCTTGTTCAGTGTTAAAGTCATAGGAGTTAACACTATGAACCCTCCTAGGAGAACAAGAAGAGTCGGGAAATTTTCCGGTAAACGTTCTCAGGTCAAGAAGGCAATTGTACGTCTTGCTGAAGGAGACAAAATCCAACTATTTCCAGAATCTTAA
- the rplD gene encoding 50S ribosomal protein L4, translating into MTTLETLKWDGKKSGKVTLDLAVAKETSSADLIHRAVLRQLANKRQGTASTLTRSEVRGGGRKPYKQKGTGRARQGSIRTPLRPGGGIIFGPKPRSYNLDMNRKERRLALRTALMSRVSDMKAVEDFGSTLKQPKTSDIINGLARLGIQKTEKVLIILDSPSDIIKKSINNIEKVKLIAADQLNVFDILNANKLVIGQSAIDKIQEVYAS; encoded by the coding sequence ATGACAACACTTGAAACTTTAAAGTGGGATGGTAAAAAATCAGGCAAAGTTACTCTTGATTTAGCAGTTGCTAAAGAAACTTCTTCGGCAGACTTAATCCATAGAGCAGTCCTTAGACAGCTAGCAAATAAAAGACAAGGGACAGCATCAACTTTGACAAGATCTGAAGTGCGCGGGGGCGGTAGAAAGCCATACAAACAGAAAGGTACAGGAAGAGCTCGTCAAGGATCAATAAGGACACCCTTAAGACCTGGTGGCGGAATTATTTTTGGACCGAAGCCACGTTCTTACAATCTTGATATGAATCGTAAGGAACGTAGATTAGCTCTTAGAACAGCTCTTATGTCCAGAGTATCTGATATGAAGGCTGTTGAAGATTTTGGATCTACTTTAAAGCAGCCTAAAACAAGTGATATCATCAATGGCCTTGCTCGATTAGGTATACAAAAAACTGAAAAAGTCTTGATTATTCTTGATAGCCCTTCCGATATTATAAAAAAATCCATTAATAATATTGAGAAAGTAAAATTAATCGCCGCCGATCAATTAAATGTATTTGATATTCTCAATGCCAATAAATTGGTAATAGGTCAATCAGCGATAGATAAAATTCAGGAGGTTTATGCATCATGA
- the rpsQ gene encoding 30S ribosomal protein S17, with product MALKERIGTVVSDKMDKTVVVAVINRYPHPTYKKIVSRTTRYKAHDPENTCVLGDRVKIRETRPLSAHKRWAIEEILNKTSQAKEVKK from the coding sequence ATGGCACTTAAAGAAAGAATTGGTACTGTTGTCAGCGACAAAATGGATAAAACAGTTGTTGTTGCTGTTATTAACAGATATCCACATCCTACTTATAAAAAAATTGTAAGTAGAACTACACGATATAAGGCGCATGATCCAGAAAATACATGTGTTTTAGGTGATCGAGTTAAAATTAGAGAAACTAGACCGCTCAGTGCTCATAAAAGATGGGCAATAGAAGAGATTCTCAATAAAACAAGTCAGGCTAAGGAGGTTAAAAAATGA
- the rpsH gene encoding 30S ribosomal protein S8, whose translation MSNHDPISDMLTRIRNASQKKHTSTTIPSSKMSLSIAKVLQKEGFISDINEEGEGYKSQIILGLKYSGKNKFPTIRSMQRVSKPGLRIYKNTRGLPKVLGGLGVAIISTSKGVMSDRDARKQGIGGEVLCYVY comes from the coding sequence ATGTCAAATCACGATCCTATTTCAGATATGCTAACTCGAATTAGAAATGCGAGTCAAAAAAAGCATACATCCACAACAATCCCAAGTTCAAAAATGTCCTTAAGTATCGCCAAAGTACTTCAAAAAGAGGGGTTCATTTCTGATATTAATGAGGAAGGTGAAGGTTATAAATCACAAATAATACTCGGCCTCAAATATAGTGGGAAAAACAAATTTCCTACTATTCGATCTATGCAAAGAGTTAGTAAACCTGGTTTGAGAATATATAAAAATACTAGAGGTTTACCAAAAGTTCTTGGAGGTCTTGGAGTTGCCATAATATCAACTTCTAAAGGCGTTATGAGTGATCGCGATGCCAGAAAGCAAGGCATTGGCGGCGAAGTCCTCTGCTATGTTTATTAA
- the rplV gene encoding 50S ribosomal protein L22 — translation MTKTPETTKTAIAHGNYVRGSASKVRRVLDQIRGRSYRDALIMLEFMPYRSTDPITKVLRSAVANAEHNLGMDPSTLVISSAWANSGPVMKRYRPRAQGRAFSIKKQTCHISISVESAPTQTNAEVQN, via the coding sequence ATGACAAAAACACCTGAAACAACAAAAACAGCAATTGCTCATGGGAATTATGTTCGCGGATCAGCCTCTAAAGTGAGAAGAGTTTTGGATCAAATAAGGGGTAGATCTTATAGAGATGCATTGATTATGTTGGAATTTATGCCTTACAGATCTACAGACCCCATTACTAAAGTTCTAAGATCTGCTGTTGCTAATGCAGAACATAACCTTGGAATGGATCCATCTACCCTAGTTATTTCCTCTGCATGGGCTAATAGTGGTCCAGTAATGAAAAGGTATAGACCCAGAGCTCAAGGTCGAGCTTTTTCAATTAAAAAACAGACTTGCCACATCAGTATTTCTGTTGAGTCTGCTCCTACTCAAACTAATGCGGAGGTACAAAACTAA
- the rplX gene encoding 50S ribosomal protein L24, with protein MLDSLKQKKNFQRIKMRIKTGDLVKVINGKDKGKTGEVLKTIPLENRVVVKGINLRTKHVKPTQEGETGRILTEEASLHASNVMFFSKDKNLTSKIEYFIDKEGVKKRRLKKTGEVID; from the coding sequence ATGTTGGATTCATTAAAGCAAAAGAAAAATTTCCAGAGAATAAAAATGAGAATCAAAACTGGAGATTTGGTAAAAGTAATTAACGGTAAGGACAAAGGTAAAACTGGTGAGGTTTTAAAAACTATCCCTCTTGAAAATAGAGTAGTAGTTAAAGGAATTAACCTTAGGACTAAACACGTAAAACCAACTCAGGAAGGTGAAACTGGCAGAATACTTACAGAAGAAGCATCTTTACATGCATCAAATGTAATGTTCTTTTCAAAGGATAAAAATCTTACAAGTAAGATTGAATATTTTATTGATAAAGAGGGGGTTAAGAAAAGAAGATTGAAGAAAACTGGTGAAGTAATTGATTAA
- the rpsS gene encoding 30S ribosomal protein S19 yields MGRSLKKGPFIADSLLKKVEKQNTDNDKSVIKTWSRSSTILPLMIGHTIAVHNGKTHIPVFITEQMIGHKLGEFAPTRTYRGHIRDKKGAKS; encoded by the coding sequence ATGGGACGTTCACTAAAAAAAGGACCTTTTATAGCAGATAGCCTGCTCAAGAAGGTAGAAAAACAAAATACCGATAATGACAAGTCTGTTATCAAAACTTGGTCAAGATCCTCTACGATTTTACCTTTAATGATCGGTCACACAATCGCTGTACATAATGGCAAGACTCACATTCCAGTATTTATTACTGAACAAATGATTGGTCATAAACTCGGTGAATTTGCTCCTACACGCACTTACCGAGGTCATATAAGAGATAAGAAAGGAGCAAAATCATGA
- the rpsE gene encoding 30S ribosomal protein S5: MTDTPTKQEIQSKNDNVPAAMPVEQKKNNRNDRKRNRRGDSKNLERDSDWQERVVQIRRVSKTVKGGKKMSFRAIVVVGNEKGQVGVGVGKAGDVIGAVRKGVSDGKKNLVRVPLTPNNSIPTLSIGQDGAANVLIRPAAPGTGVIAGGSIRTVLELAGIKNVLAKRLGSKTPLNNARAAMVALSQLRTHKSASRERGISLEQLYS, from the coding sequence ATGACTGACACTCCAACAAAACAAGAAATTCAATCCAAGAACGATAATGTTCCTGCAGCTATGCCCGTAGAACAAAAAAAGAATAATCGTAATGATCGAAAAAGAAATAGAAGAGGTGATTCAAAAAATCTAGAGAGAGATTCTGATTGGCAAGAAAGAGTTGTTCAAATTCGACGCGTTTCTAAGACTGTTAAAGGTGGAAAGAAAATGAGTTTTAGAGCAATTGTTGTAGTTGGTAATGAAAAAGGCCAAGTTGGAGTAGGAGTTGGTAAGGCAGGGGATGTTATTGGAGCGGTGAGAAAAGGAGTTTCAGATGGTAAAAAGAATCTTGTTAGGGTTCCCTTAACTCCAAATAATTCAATACCGACTTTATCTATAGGTCAAGATGGTGCTGCTAATGTACTAATTAGACCAGCTGCCCCAGGTACAGGTGTAATTGCTGGTGGTTCAATAAGAACAGTTTTAGAATTAGCCGGCATAAAAAATGTTTTAGCAAAAAGATTGGGTAGTAAAACACCTTTGAATAATGCTAGAGCTGCTATGGTGGCTCTTTCTCAATTAAGAACACACAAATCTGCCTCAAGGGAGAGAGGCATTTCACTTGAACAGCTTTATTCTTGA